From the genome of Cognaticolwellia beringensis, one region includes:
- the pabC gene encoding aminodeoxychorismate lyase has translation MAMITSMALSFVDGQLADSISIDDRGLAYGDGCFTTALIINGEVAMLDQHLNRLVKQSQQLGLPAFNLPALEATIKNISGTINIGIVKVIITCGSGGRGYSRLGAEQAKAIVSVHDYPTHYPQWQKHGISVGISEQKLGINPMLAGLKHLNRLEQVMLRAELDKRPEDDLLVSDVNGNVIECCSANVFWLDEGQWHTPLLTTAGVAGLMRDKILLNNPRIEPANYQLSQLGNIDAMFISNAILGIVPVKIFNDKKLDVSLVKSMQNQLLKPKS, from the coding sequence ATGGCAATGATAACCAGTATGGCGTTAAGTTTTGTAGATGGACAATTAGCAGATTCGATTTCAATTGATGATCGTGGCTTAGCCTATGGCGACGGTTGTTTTACCACTGCATTAATTATTAATGGCGAAGTGGCTATGTTGGATCAGCACCTTAATCGATTGGTAAAGCAAAGTCAGCAGCTTGGCTTACCTGCTTTTAATTTACCGGCATTAGAAGCAACCATAAAGAATATCAGTGGCACTATTAATATTGGTATTGTAAAAGTTATTATTACTTGTGGCAGTGGTGGACGTGGTTATTCACGCCTCGGCGCTGAACAAGCAAAAGCTATTGTCTCAGTGCATGATTATCCAACGCATTATCCTCAATGGCAAAAACACGGTATATCTGTTGGTATTAGTGAGCAAAAGTTAGGAATTAATCCGATGCTTGCGGGCTTAAAGCATTTAAACCGTTTAGAGCAAGTCATGTTAAGGGCTGAACTAGATAAACGTCCTGAAGATGATTTACTTGTTTCAGATGTTAATGGTAATGTGATCGAGTGTTGTAGCGCTAATGTATTTTGGCTAGATGAAGGGCAATGGCATACACCTTTGTTGACTACAGCCGGTGTAGCGGGCTTAATGCGTGATAAAATATTGTTAAATAATCCCCGTATTGAACCGGCAAATTATCAACTTTCTCAATTAGGTAATATTGATGCCATGTTTATAAGTAACGCCATTTTGGGTATAGTGCCAGTTAAGATTTTTAATGATAAAAAATTGGATGTTTCGCTGGTTAAAAGCATGCAAAACCAGCTTTTAAAGCCTAAGAGTTAA
- the plsX gene encoding phosphate acyltransferase PlsX, which translates to MINLTIALDVMGGDQGPHVTLPAAMLAIENFPNLHLLLCGDESVIVEELSKNKFYPHPRITLFPTTQVVEMDDKPIFALRNKKQSSMRKTLDLVHDGQAQACVSAGNTGALFSMAHFVLKTLPGVERPALISALPSNKPDQHVFMLDLGANVFCDSSVLYQFAIMGSVMAKEVDGIENPKVALLNMGEEDNKGSDHIKQAASYLQANDDINYIGFIEGNDIFTNKADVIVCDGFVGNVALKTCEGVARMVYTQLQEIIKKHFLAKIMGKLLSRTLKKLFKPMNPDQYNGASLIGLRGIVVKSHGNANITAFYTAIIEAITEIERQVPTKIKDKLEHTLCHK; encoded by the coding sequence TTGATTAATCTAACCATAGCGTTAGATGTTATGGGGGGCGACCAAGGCCCCCACGTAACACTTCCTGCGGCAATGCTCGCAATAGAAAACTTTCCCAATCTTCACTTATTACTGTGCGGTGACGAATCTGTCATTGTCGAAGAACTTTCAAAAAATAAATTTTATCCACATCCAAGAATAACTCTATTTCCTACAACTCAAGTTGTTGAAATGGATGACAAGCCTATTTTTGCCCTGCGTAATAAAAAACAATCTTCAATGCGCAAAACCTTAGATTTAGTCCATGATGGCCAAGCACAAGCTTGTGTGAGTGCGGGTAATACTGGCGCGCTTTTTTCAATGGCGCATTTTGTTTTAAAAACATTGCCTGGTGTAGAGCGCCCCGCGTTAATCTCTGCATTGCCGAGTAACAAACCTGATCAACATGTGTTTATGTTGGATTTAGGCGCAAATGTTTTTTGTGATTCTAGTGTTTTATACCAATTTGCGATTATGGGCTCTGTGATGGCCAAAGAGGTAGACGGAATTGAAAATCCGAAAGTCGCTTTATTGAACATGGGTGAGGAAGATAACAAAGGTAGTGATCATATTAAACAAGCGGCCAGTTATTTACAGGCAAATGATGATATTAATTATATTGGTTTTATAGAAGGTAATGACATTTTTACTAATAAAGCTGATGTGATTGTTTGTGATGGTTTTGTCGGTAATGTTGCCTTGAAAACTTGTGAAGGTGTGGCAAGAATGGTCTACACGCAACTGCAAGAAATCATTAAAAAACACTTTTTAGCGAAAATAATGGGTAAATTATTGTCTCGGACCTTAAAAAAACTGTTTAAACCCATGAACCCCGACCAGTATAACGGCGCAAGTTTGATAGGATTGCGCGGTATTGTGGTGAAAAGTCATGGTAATGCCAATATAACGGCTTTTTATACTGCTATTATTGAAGCGATTACTGAAATTGAACGGCAAGTACCAACAAAAATTAAAGATAAGCTTGAACATACTTTGTGCCATAAGTAA
- the fabF gene encoding beta-ketoacyl-ACP synthase II — MRRVVVTGLGMLSPLGNSPESTWQNLLLGKSGISNITHFDTTEYPTRFAGLVKDFDAQDYMARKEAKKMDLFIQYGVAAGVQAIKDSGIEINEENAQRIGVAVGSGIGGLGLIEENHTKLLKNGPRKLSPFFVPSTIINMISGHLSIMFGMKGPNISIVTACTSGVHNIGHAARMIAYGDADAMVAGGAEKASTTMGMGGFGAARAMSTRNDAPQQASRPWDKDRDGFVLGDGAGVLVLEEYEHAKARGAKIYAELAGFGMSGDAYHMTSPPADGAGAALAMQNAINDAKVDISNIGYINAHGTSTPAGDIAETNAVKSVFGNLACDVMVGSTKSMTGHLLGAAGAIEAIFSIQALVNSAVPPTINLDNPDEGCDLDYVAHTARDANLDYVLCNSFGFGGTNGSLIFKKV, encoded by the coding sequence ATGAGACGCGTTGTGGTTACCGGTCTTGGCATGCTTAGTCCATTAGGCAACAGCCCTGAATCAACTTGGCAAAATTTACTACTTGGTAAAAGTGGTATTTCTAACATTACGCATTTCGATACCACAGAGTATCCGACGCGGTTTGCTGGCTTAGTTAAAGATTTTGATGCACAAGACTATATGGCTCGTAAAGAAGCCAAAAAAATGGATTTATTTATTCAATATGGCGTTGCAGCAGGTGTGCAAGCTATCAAGGACTCTGGCATAGAGATCAATGAAGAGAATGCTCAGCGAATCGGTGTTGCTGTGGGTTCTGGTATTGGTGGTTTAGGGCTTATTGAAGAAAATCATACTAAATTATTAAAAAATGGTCCTCGTAAGTTGTCACCGTTTTTTGTTCCTTCAACCATTATAAATATGATTTCTGGTCATCTATCTATAATGTTCGGCATGAAAGGGCCTAATATTTCGATAGTTACTGCTTGTACTAGTGGTGTTCATAATATCGGTCATGCCGCGCGTATGATCGCCTATGGTGATGCTGACGCTATGGTAGCAGGTGGAGCAGAGAAAGCTTCAACTACCATGGGAATGGGAGGCTTTGGTGCTGCACGTGCTATGTCAACGCGTAATGATGCACCTCAACAAGCCTCACGTCCGTGGGATAAAGACCGTGATGGTTTTGTGCTAGGTGACGGTGCGGGTGTCCTTGTACTTGAAGAATATGAGCATGCAAAGGCACGTGGCGCAAAAATTTACGCAGAACTCGCTGGATTTGGCATGAGTGGTGACGCGTATCATATGACTTCACCGCCAGCTGATGGTGCAGGTGCTGCGTTAGCGATGCAAAATGCTATAAACGATGCAAAAGTTGATATTAGTAACATTGGTTATATTAATGCCCATGGTACGTCGACTCCTGCGGGTGATATTGCTGAAACAAATGCTGTTAAGTCGGTATTTGGCAACTTAGCCTGTGACGTGATGGTTGGGTCAACGAAATCAATGACTGGTCATTTGTTGGGTGCTGCAGGTGCTATTGAAGCTATTTTCAGCATTCAAGCCCTAGTGAATAGTGCAGTACCGCCAACAATCAATCTAGATAACCCGGATGAAGGCTGTGATCTTGATTATGTTGCCCATACCGCACGAGATGCAAATTTAGATTACGTTCTGTGTAATTCATTTGGCTTTGGTGGTACTAACGGTTCACTAATATTTAAAAAAGTCTAA
- a CDS encoding biliverdin-producing heme oxygenase, whose protein sequence is MLIPLSEQLKQATSPYHRELDKLPVLKNMISASLSARQYEAAMLYFSQCFNAWQPTLDAAVQLLNPPAFAIIDNQGSALSTETDSFSYQLKPTIAVPKPIITSIDQYLGYSYVLTGAQLGARFILRKLQKSPLAEYYGFNYYASVSENTIDINHWKINLDKLVKQGNCEPQAVIDAAITCFTQLITWFDQEAKISSKKRLSLVQN, encoded by the coding sequence ATGCTAATACCACTAAGTGAACAATTAAAACAAGCTACAAGCCCATATCATCGTGAGCTTGATAAATTGCCTGTACTAAAAAACATGATATCTGCTTCGCTCAGTGCTAGGCAATATGAAGCCGCTATGCTGTATTTCTCCCAATGCTTTAATGCTTGGCAGCCCACTTTAGATGCTGCAGTACAGCTTTTAAACCCCCCAGCCTTTGCAATTATAGACAACCAAGGGTCTGCCTTAAGTACCGAAACGGATAGTTTTAGCTATCAACTTAAACCAACCATTGCAGTGCCAAAACCGATCATTACCTCTATTGATCAATATTTAGGCTATAGTTATGTATTAACCGGCGCCCAACTTGGCGCACGTTTTATTCTTAGAAAGTTACAAAAGTCACCGCTGGCTGAATATTATGGTTTTAATTATTATGCTAGTGTCAGTGAAAATACCATTGATATTAATCACTGGAAGATCAATCTAGACAAGCTGGTCAAGCAAGGTAACTGCGAACCTCAAGCTGTAATTGATGCAGCTATCACCTGTTTCACACAGCTCATAACATGGTTTGATCAAGAAGCAAAAATTAGCAGTAAGAAGCGTTTATCCTTGGTACAGAATTAA
- the rpmF gene encoding 50S ribosomal protein L32 yields MAVQKSKKSRSRRGMRRSHDAITTTHLSTDPVSGETHRRHHVTADGFYKGVKVINK; encoded by the coding sequence ATGGCAGTTCAAAAGAGCAAAAAGTCTCGTTCAAGACGTGGCATGCGCCGTTCACATGACGCAATAACGACAACGCATTTATCAACAGATCCAGTATCTGGTGAAACTCACCGTCGTCACCATGTAACAGCTGATGGCTTTTACAAAGGTGTTAAAGTAATCAATAAGTAA
- a CDS encoding bifunctional diguanylate cyclase/phosphodiesterase — translation MSKVSRETRKITTAEAEACAAEPIHLIGNIQPHGFQLVLDPKTLHVVQYSENIVNLLNQYTIDSLTLSTKILDTPISDWLTFSQPNLLNKLKPDRTIKLELDTHPVIASDIWECVAYMAGGWISLEFIPCSPDAYSSSILISQMNYMLETLRKAQNTKEIFDTITSQFQEHTNFDRVMLYRFLPDWSGEIVSEAVSARENQKYIHMRFPAEDIPKQARALYTLNKVRVFANIDADPSPLIPAKLPNEQYLDQSYSLLRNISDMHRIYLKNMGVKATISLSILVENKLWGLVSFHHNEPKTPPNHIVAQLKITCELFSEIISTYLMPSIKMNQITHLMTVKACIENTFHHAKMVPVSQSLFENSLRTINQLADYDYLGIVYGDNCYTLQHEEFITLEGGSIDAIAALFDGQSGTEYQSFELHSEHKPIPGLENMVGIYVMRSKIPADFYVFIGRKEVVKTIIWGGAPKTVDIVVKNNQRHLEPRSSFAFWREKVKGQCDYWTEKDTKILEYFFTNCKDYTSVKSNELLKNKLEKNAHYDCLTDLANRTYFKCFIENLNPINSFKYISLLFINLDNFKDVNDFMGHETGDRILINVAKRLKGCSRPDDLVVRLGGDEFVIVFTHDKEQELTYLAEKVVKRLGEPIFDHEHTYVITPSVGVITSDVHDIDFNEMLKRADIAMFSAKNKGKNCYHIFDSSDQDAFNKKAILTIDLRKHITNGDMEVHFQAQCDYNKNITGAEVLARWNHPKFGYISPEVFIQIAEVNNLIKPLSLKIIKKACQDFSKWQQFDLMPYFETLSINISPSLLLDPEFQKELLYVFAAFPSIKPNNIRLEITESIFMKNHDLAIENLQFLRDKGFSISLDDFGTGYSSLNYLWKLPIDEIKIDKSFISNMTQDNSLFTMVESIIELCKKLELEVVAEGVETNIEFNILKGLECDTCQGYFFSRPMPSEQFIENYISHANTTK, via the coding sequence ATGTCGAAAGTGAGTAGAGAAACAAGGAAGATTACCACTGCAGAAGCTGAAGCTTGCGCCGCGGAACCCATTCATTTAATTGGTAATATACAACCACACGGATTCCAACTGGTACTCGACCCCAAAACCTTACATGTTGTCCAATACTCAGAAAACATTGTTAATCTGCTCAATCAATACACGATTGATTCGCTGACCTTAAGCACTAAAATACTAGATACTCCTATCTCTGATTGGCTAACATTCTCTCAGCCCAATCTGCTTAATAAGCTCAAACCTGACCGCACGATTAAGTTAGAATTAGACACTCACCCTGTTATTGCTAGTGATATTTGGGAATGTGTTGCCTACATGGCTGGCGGTTGGATTTCTTTAGAGTTCATACCCTGTTCTCCTGATGCTTACAGCTCTTCTATTCTTATTTCGCAAATGAATTATATGCTTGAGACATTGCGCAAGGCACAAAATACCAAAGAAATATTTGACACTATTACTAGCCAATTTCAAGAACATACTAATTTTGATCGCGTAATGCTTTATCGATTTTTACCTGATTGGTCAGGTGAAATAGTTTCTGAAGCTGTTTCAGCGCGAGAAAATCAAAAATATATACATATGCGCTTTCCAGCTGAAGATATTCCAAAACAAGCTAGAGCTTTATATACACTTAACAAAGTTCGAGTGTTTGCTAATATCGATGCCGACCCTTCACCGCTAATACCGGCCAAGTTGCCAAACGAACAATACTTAGATCAAAGTTACTCTTTACTGCGTAACATCTCTGACATGCACAGAATCTATCTAAAGAATATGGGCGTTAAAGCTACTATTTCATTATCTATTTTAGTGGAAAATAAATTATGGGGCTTAGTATCTTTTCATCATAATGAGCCTAAAACGCCACCAAATCACATCGTTGCTCAACTTAAAATCACCTGTGAATTGTTTAGCGAGATTATCTCTACGTATTTAATGCCCTCTATAAAAATGAATCAAATTACTCATTTAATGACGGTGAAGGCATGTATAGAAAACACTTTCCACCATGCTAAAATGGTCCCTGTCTCACAGAGTTTATTTGAAAATTCATTAAGAACCATAAATCAACTCGCTGATTATGACTATCTCGGTATTGTCTACGGGGATAATTGCTATACCTTGCAACACGAAGAATTTATAACTTTAGAAGGCGGAAGCATTGATGCCATAGCCGCATTATTTGATGGACAAAGTGGTACTGAATATCAATCTTTTGAGCTTCACAGCGAGCACAAGCCAATACCAGGACTTGAAAACATGGTCGGTATTTATGTTATGCGTTCAAAAATTCCGGCTGATTTTTATGTGTTTATTGGTCGTAAAGAAGTCGTCAAAACTATTATATGGGGCGGTGCTCCCAAAACGGTTGATATAGTAGTTAAAAACAACCAGCGTCATTTAGAGCCACGTAGTTCATTTGCCTTTTGGCGAGAAAAAGTAAAAGGCCAATGTGATTATTGGACCGAAAAAGACACAAAGATATTAGAGTACTTTTTTACAAATTGTAAAGATTACACCAGTGTAAAAAGTAATGAATTACTGAAAAATAAATTAGAGAAAAACGCCCACTATGACTGCCTAACTGATCTGGCGAATCGTACTTACTTTAAATGTTTTATTGAAAACCTTAACCCAATAAATTCATTCAAATACATATCACTGCTGTTTATTAATTTAGATAACTTTAAAGATGTTAACGATTTTATGGGCCATGAAACTGGCGATCGTATTCTGATAAACGTGGCTAAACGCTTAAAAGGTTGCTCTCGACCTGACGATTTAGTGGTCAGACTCGGTGGCGATGAATTTGTTATCGTGTTCACTCATGACAAAGAACAAGAGTTAACGTATTTAGCCGAGAAAGTAGTTAAGCGCCTTGGCGAACCCATTTTCGATCATGAACACACTTACGTTATCACTCCCAGTGTCGGAGTGATAACCAGCGATGTGCATGATATTGATTTTAACGAAATGCTCAAACGAGCTGATATTGCGATGTTTTCTGCCAAGAACAAAGGAAAAAATTGTTACCATATTTTTGATAGTAGCGATCAAGATGCTTTTAATAAAAAGGCCATACTGACCATAGACTTGCGCAAACATATCACAAATGGAGATATGGAAGTACATTTTCAAGCGCAATGTGATTACAATAAAAATATCACTGGAGCGGAGGTATTAGCACGGTGGAATCACCCAAAATTTGGTTATATCAGTCCCGAAGTCTTTATTCAGATTGCGGAAGTTAATAATTTAATCAAACCGCTGAGTTTAAAAATTATTAAAAAAGCCTGCCAAGACTTTTCGAAATGGCAGCAGTTTGATTTAATGCCCTATTTTGAAACACTGTCGATTAATATCAGCCCAAGCCTATTATTAGACCCCGAGTTTCAAAAAGAATTGCTCTATGTCTTTGCCGCTTTCCCAAGCATAAAGCCAAATAATATTAGACTAGAAATCACTGAGTCTATTTTTATGAAAAACCACGATTTAGCGATAGAGAACCTACAATTCCTTCGAGATAAAGGTTTTTCTATTTCGTTAGATGACTTTGGCACGGGCTACTCTTCACTTAATTACTTGTGGAAGCTACCGATTGATGAAATAAAAATTGATAAATCTTTTATCTCTAATATGACTCAAGACAATAGCCTGTTTACTATGGTCGAAAGCATTATTGAATTGTGTAAAAAACTTGAGCTTGAAGTAGTCGCAGAGGGGGTAGAAACCAACATAGAATTTAATATATTAAAAGGGCTGGAATGTGATACTTGCCAAGGTTACTTTTTCTCTAGGCCTATGCCTAGTGAGCAATTTATAGAGAATTATATCAGTCATGCTAATACCACTAAGTGA
- the acpP gene encoding acyl carrier protein: MSTIEERVKKITIEQLGVSEDEVKVEASFVDDLGADSLDTVELVMALEEEFDTEIPDEEAEKITTVQAAIDYVTANQ; the protein is encoded by the coding sequence ATGAGTACTATTGAAGAACGCGTTAAAAAAATTACTATAGAGCAACTTGGTGTAAGCGAAGACGAAGTAAAAGTTGAAGCTTCATTTGTTGATGACTTAGGTGCAGATTCTTTAGACACTGTTGAATTAGTAATGGCGTTAGAAGAAGAATTTGATACTGAAATTCCTGATGAAGAAGCTGAAAAAATTACAACAGTTCAAGCAGCAATCGATTACGTTACTGCTAACCAGTAA
- the mltG gene encoding endolytic transglycosylase MltG — MIKKLQSLPLLVKRTLFTLVASVLLSLLVVIIVMLMSAMKVQQPLVIKQAEFITIKPGTSFNAFTKQLVNKGWLENNFWLRSYVKFNVEQSKIKSGTYQVQANTPTLELLNLVVSGKEHQFSITFIEGSTFKQVLAQLAAHQHITHKLADQTPIDIAKLLSIEQDNPEGWLFPETYAFTQGTADISIIKRAFEKMQSALNLQWNNRAVGLPYKSPYQALIMASIIEKESGRHAEHPRISSVFVNRLNKSMRLQTDPTVIYGLGERYKGDITYAHLREKTAYNTYKINGLPPTPIALPGAQALHAALHPESSNYLYFVSNGRGEHIFSTNLADHNRAVTKYQRK, encoded by the coding sequence ATGATAAAAAAATTGCAAAGCTTACCCTTGTTAGTTAAACGAACATTATTTACTTTAGTGGCTTCAGTGCTACTCAGTTTGTTGGTCGTAATTATTGTGATGTTAATGTCTGCAATGAAAGTTCAACAGCCATTAGTCATTAAGCAAGCCGAGTTTATAACCATTAAACCAGGGACTTCATTCAATGCCTTTACAAAACAGTTAGTGAATAAAGGTTGGTTGGAAAACAATTTTTGGTTACGTAGTTATGTTAAATTTAATGTTGAACAGAGTAAAATAAAGTCAGGCACCTATCAAGTACAGGCTAATACGCCCACTTTGGAACTGCTTAACTTGGTCGTATCAGGTAAAGAGCATCAATTTTCTATTACTTTTATTGAAGGTAGTACATTTAAACAGGTATTGGCTCAATTAGCCGCACACCAGCATATTACGCATAAACTTGCTGATCAAACACCCATAGATATAGCCAAACTATTATCAATTGAGCAAGATAATCCCGAAGGTTGGCTGTTCCCAGAGACATATGCATTCACTCAAGGTACTGCCGATATTAGTATTATTAAGCGTGCATTTGAAAAAATGCAAAGTGCACTAAACCTTCAGTGGAATAATAGAGCAGTCGGTTTACCCTATAAATCGCCGTATCAAGCACTGATCATGGCGTCAATTATTGAAAAAGAAAGTGGTAGACACGCTGAACATCCTCGCATCTCATCTGTGTTTGTTAATCGGTTAAATAAAAGTATGCGTTTACAAACAGATCCTACGGTAATTTATGGCTTGGGTGAACGTTACAAAGGGGATATAACCTACGCACATTTACGTGAAAAAACTGCTTATAATACCTACAAAATAAATGGCTTACCGCCAACGCCTATCGCTTTACCTGGTGCCCAAGCATTGCATGCGGCCTTACATCCAGAGTCGAGTAATTACCTGTATTTTGTGAGTAACGGCAGAGGAGAGCATATATTTTCTACGAATTTAGCCGATCATAACCGTGCAGTAACAAAATATCAGCGTAAGTAG
- the fabD gene encoding ACP S-malonyltransferase, giving the protein MQNNLAFVFPGQGSQSLAMLADFAEHEVVQSTFSEASEALGYNLWQLVQQGPVEKLNQTNFTQPALLTASVAIWRVWHANSSATPKLLAGHSLGEYSALVCAGVLSLADAVKLVEKRGEFMQASVPEGVGAMAAIIGLDDKIIIDACAKAANNEVVSAVNFNSPGQVVIAGHKAAVERAGVLCKEAGAKRVLPLPVSVPSHCALMKDAADKLAEEFNNVTFNEPTIPVVNNVDVATENSVEAIKLALIKQLYSPVRWTETIQYLAQQGIEVAIEAGPGKVLQGLLKRIDKAIVCQSVNDSASLTKALESVE; this is encoded by the coding sequence ATGCAAAATAATTTAGCGTTTGTCTTTCCCGGTCAAGGTTCACAATCTTTAGCTATGTTAGCTGATTTTGCTGAACATGAAGTGGTACAAAGTACTTTTTCTGAAGCATCTGAAGCACTAGGTTACAATTTATGGCAATTGGTACAACAAGGACCGGTTGAGAAATTAAACCAAACAAACTTTACTCAACCTGCGCTACTAACAGCAAGTGTTGCTATTTGGCGTGTATGGCATGCTAATTCATCAGCAACACCTAAACTTTTAGCAGGTCATAGTTTAGGTGAATACTCTGCGTTAGTTTGCGCAGGGGTATTATCTTTAGCTGATGCAGTTAAGTTAGTTGAAAAACGCGGTGAGTTTATGCAAGCGTCTGTGCCTGAGGGCGTGGGTGCTATGGCTGCCATTATTGGCCTAGATGATAAAATCATTATTGATGCTTGCGCAAAAGCAGCTAATAATGAGGTTGTTTCAGCAGTTAATTTTAATTCGCCTGGCCAAGTGGTTATTGCTGGCCATAAAGCAGCAGTTGAGCGTGCTGGAGTCTTATGTAAGGAAGCCGGAGCTAAACGTGTACTTCCATTACCCGTTAGCGTGCCATCACATTGCGCACTAATGAAAGACGCAGCAGATAAGTTAGCAGAAGAATTTAACAATGTTACTTTTAATGAGCCAACAATCCCAGTGGTTAATAATGTTGACGTTGCAACAGAAAACTCGGTTGAAGCCATTAAATTAGCACTAATTAAACAATTATATAGCCCAGTTCGTTGGACGGAAACTATTCAGTATTTAGCGCAGCAAGGGATTGAAGTTGCAATTGAAGCAGGCCCAGGTAAAGTATTACAAGGCTTGTTGAAACGCATCGATAAAGCCATTGTATGTCAATCAGTTAATGACAGTGCGTCGTTAACTAAAGCATTAGAATCAGTAGAGTAA
- the fabG gene encoding 3-oxoacyl-ACP reductase FabG codes for MFSFEGKVILVTGASRGIGKAIATQLKAMGGNVIGTATSEHGAANISEYLGEGQGLVLNVTDDASISAMFDLIKEKHGAVDILVNNAGITRDNLMMRMKDDEWNDIINTNLTSVFKISKAVLRAMMKKRNGRIINIGSVVGTMGNAGQVNYATAKAGLIGFTKSLAREVASRGITVNTVSPGFIDTDMTQTLTDEQKEGIFAQVPANRLGKPEEIANAVAFLASDSAAYITGETLHVNGGMYMV; via the coding sequence ATGTTTTCATTCGAAGGTAAAGTCATTTTAGTGACAGGCGCAAGTCGTGGTATTGGTAAGGCTATCGCAACACAACTTAAAGCGATGGGCGGTAATGTTATTGGTACGGCAACATCTGAGCACGGTGCCGCTAATATCAGCGAGTATTTAGGTGAAGGGCAAGGCTTAGTATTAAATGTTACTGATGATGCCTCAATTAGTGCTATGTTTGATTTAATTAAAGAAAAACATGGCGCAGTTGATATTTTAGTTAATAATGCCGGTATTACGCGTGATAATTTGATGATGCGTATGAAAGATGATGAATGGAATGATATCATTAATACGAATCTAACGTCAGTCTTTAAAATCAGTAAAGCGGTATTGCGTGCGATGATGAAGAAACGTAATGGTCGTATTATCAATATTGGTTCAGTTGTTGGTACAATGGGTAATGCGGGTCAGGTAAACTATGCAACAGCTAAAGCTGGATTAATTGGTTTTACTAAGTCATTAGCACGTGAAGTGGCTTCTCGTGGCATAACGGTTAATACCGTATCGCCAGGTTTTATTGATACTGATATGACCCAAACATTGACTGATGAGCAAAAAGAAGGCATTTTTGCACAAGTTCCGGCAAATCGCTTAGGTAAACCTGAAGAAATTGCTAACGCTGTTGCATTCTTAGCATCAGATTCAGCAGCGTATATTACGGGTGAAACATTGCACGTTAATGGCGGCATGTACATGGTTTAA